From the Phyllopteryx taeniolatus isolate TA_2022b chromosome 20, UOR_Ptae_1.2, whole genome shotgun sequence genome, one window contains:
- the nfx1 gene encoding transcriptional repressor NF-X1 isoform X2 produces the protein MAEGSSDPPDLNPEGTSHYKKPNDNKSRRGQSRYSSDRRASGPSQQYGHPRQGFQPPFGHPHSSHHAASQHPNYEQGEAGARRRGRGRRDGFRGVNGNFHTTRWKRGFAGEQSDDGPDWTNWRRDDGVRNSEQRKFRHENHRRGDELHLREKNAGVGRQTPDDNGGEDRERTQRAGRTSPDHQRDHQKKQPVQKRQQGPIKPPKGPPQEERDSDRGRGCHDDHGRQHPGDRHRGHRRPQNHRRNLNMPESNETQTGCLIEQLSEEKYECMVCCDVIRLMAPVWSCHSCFHVFHLNCIKKWARSPASQADDSADGWRCPACQNVSLKHPASYTCFCGKVTNPEWQRSEIPHSCGDMCGKKRSGVDCNHPCNILCHPGPCPQCPAFVTKSCVCGRTSQPMRCSQALLLHCDKACGASLNCGQHTCAQVCHAGACHPCQLQVLQACYCGASTREVPCGTDEDGFDGSGNFSCQKTCGKMLNCEAHQCQQPCHRGSCPPCPRSPSTVKTCPCGQTPIAKLLELGYSERKSCSDPIPSCGQTCSFPLPCGSNDTIHQCDKLCHEGPCGPCSLTSTIRCRCASKTKEVPCATIQREEELVFTCEKRCNKKRSCGRHKCGELCCVSVDHKCQLICGYKLNCGLHRCQEPCHRGNCEPCWQSSFDELTCHCGVSVLYPPIPCGTSPPECKNLCTRRHECDHPVFHNCHSEEKCPPCTYLTDKWCMGKHEQRSNIPCHLQDISCGLTCGKMLPCQMHRCKRICHRGDCLLAADRCSQPCTQPRLDCGHACAAPCHTGTACPPTTCPTKVALQCDCGRRKEMVACTEAASSYQRYAAIAMASKLSDMQLGDSMDIGPLLAKKELKQSRLECDEECATLERNKRLAEALQIDPSSDPFNIRSTSVYSNSLKEDARKDLKFVSGVEEAIKNLVELVSKGKQPKKSHCFQPMNRDRRRIVHELAEVYAVESVSYDSEPKRNVVVTAHKGKSLCPKWTLTSLIERETATRAPVPIAHIKQPSSRASGATTWSKLVKEEPVIDYFDVQD, from the exons ATGGCTGAAGGCTCCTCAG ACCCACCGGACCTCAATCCAGAGGGCACATCACATTATAAAAAGCCAAACGACAACAAGTCCAGACGCGGTCAATCCAGATACAGCAGCGACCGGCGCGCAAGTGGTCCCTCTCAACAATATGGCCACCCTCGTCAAGGCTTCCAACCGCCCTTTGGCCACCCTCACAGCTCGCATCACGCGGCCTCTCAGCATCCAAACTATGAACAGGGCGAGGCGGGCGCCAGGAGGCGAGGACGAGGCCGGCGGGACGGATTCCGAGGCGTCAATGGGAATTTTCACACCACGCGGTGGAAAAGAGGTTTCGCTGGCGAGCAGTCAGACGACGGGCCCGACTGGACAAACTGGCGGAGGGACGACGGCGTCAGGAATTCGGAGCAGAGGAAGTTTAGGCACGAGAATCACAGGCGAGGGGATGAGCTTCATTTAAGGGAGAAGAACGCCGGCGTCGGGCGTCAAACGCCAGATGACAACGGAGGAGAAGACCGAGAGAGGACCCAGCGCGCCGGGAGGACCAGTCCCGATCACCAGCGAGATCATCAGAAGAAACAGCCCGTACAGAAGCGACAACAAGGACCTATCAAACCTCCCAAAGGGCCACCGCAGGAGGAGAGGGACTCAGATAGGGGGCGCGGTTGCCACGACGACCACGGCAGACAACACCCGGGTGACCGTCACAGAGGGCACAGGAGACCACAGAACCACAGGAGGAACCTGAACATGCCAGAGAGCAACGAGACTCAGACAG GGTGTCTGATCGAGCAGCTGTCAGAGGAGAAGTACGAGTGCATGGTGTGCTGCGACGTCATCCGCCTCATGGCCCCCGTGTGGAGCTGCCACAGCTGCTTCCACGTCTTCCACCTCAACTGCATCAAGAAATGGGCCCGCTCGCCCGCCTCCCAAGCAGACG aTTCCGCTGATGGTTGGCGTTGTCCCGCCTGTCAGAATGTTTCACTCAAACACCCGGCCTCCTACACCTGCTTCTGCG GCAAAGTGACCAATCCAGAATGGCAGCGCAGCGAGATCCCCCACAGCTGCGGCGACATGTGTGGGAAGAAGAGAAGCGGTGTGGACTGCAACCACCCCTGTAACAT TTTATGTCATCCAGGACCTTGTCCACAGTGTCCCGCCTTTGTGACAAAATCCTGCGTCTGTGGAAGAACAAG TCAGCCCATGCGCTGCAGCCAGGCGTTGCTCCTCCACTGCGACAAGGCGTGCGGCGCTTCGCTCAACTGCGGCCAGCACACGTGCGCTCAGGTGTGCCACGCCGGAGCGTGTCACCCTTGCCAGCTGCAAGTCCTACAAG CCTGCTACTGTGGAGCCTCCACTCGCGAGGTCCCTTGTGGCACAGATGAAGACGGATTCGACGGTTCGGGGAATTTCTCCTGCCAAAAGACTTGTGGAAA AATGTTAAACTGTGAAGCTCACCAGTGCCAGCAACCATGCCACCGCGGCTCGTGTCCGCCGTGCCCTCGCTCACCGAGCACGGTCAAGACTTGCCCGTGCGGCCAGACGCCGATAGCCAAGCTCCTGGAGCTAGGCTACTCGGAGCGAAAAAGCTGCTCGGACCCCATCCCCTCCTGTGGACAGACGTGCAGCTTTCCGCTGCCCTGCGGTTCTAACG ACACGATCCACCAGTGTGACAAGCTGTGCCACGAGGGCCCTTGTGGGCCCTGTTCCCTAACTTCTACCATCAGATGCAGATGTGCTTCCAAGACAAAG GAGGTGCCGTGTGCCACAATCCAAAGAGAGG AGGAGCTCGTGTTCACCTGTGAGAAGCGCTGCAACAAGAAGCGCTCCTGTGGCCGACACAAGTGCGGTGAGCTGTGCTGCGTG AGCGTGGATCACAAGTGCCAACTGATCTGCGGCTACAAACTCAACTGTGGCCTGCACCGCTGCCAGGAGCCTTGTCACCGTGGCAACTGTGAACCCTGCTGGCAGTCCA GTTTTGATGAGCTCACGTGTCACTGCGGGGTGTCCGTGTTGTACCCGCCCATCCCATGCGGCACAAGCCCACCCGAATGCAAGAACTTGTGTACCAGAAGACACGAGTGTGATCATCCAG TGTTCCACAACTGCCACAGCGAGGAGAAGTGTCCGCCCTGCACGTACCTCACCGACAAGTGGTGCATGGGAAAGCACGAG CAACGCAGCAACATCCCAtgtcacctgcaagacatttccTGTGGGCTCACGTGCGGCAAAATGCTGCCGTGCCAGATGCACCGCTGCAAGCGCATCTGCCACCGCGGCGACTGCTTGCTGGCAGCGGACAGATGCAGCCAGCCGTGTACGCAGCCCCGCCTCGACTGCGGCCACGCCTGCGCCGCCCCCTGCCACACGGGCACCGCATGTCCGCCCACCACCTGCCCTACTAAG GTGGCGCTGCAGTGTGATTGCGGTCGAAGGAAGGAAATGGTGGCATGCACCGAGGCTGCCAGTTCATACCAAAG GTACGCTGCCATCGCTATGGCCAGCAAGCTGTCTGACATGCAGCTCGGCGACTCCATGGACATCGGCCCGCTGCTCGCCAAGAAGGAGCTCAAACAGAGCAG GCTGGAATGCGACGAGGAATGCGCCACTCTGGAGCGGAACAAGCGCCTGGCCGAGGCCTTGCAGATAGACCCTTCCTCGGACCCCTTCAACATACGCTCCACCTCCGTGTACAGCAATAGCCTCAAAGAGGATGCCAG AAAAGACTTGAAGTTCGTCTCGGGTGTAGAAGAGGCGATTAAGAATCTCGTGGAGCTGGTTTCAAAG gGCAAGCAGCCAAAGAAGAGCCACTGCTTCCAGCCCATGAACAGGGACCGCCGCAGGATCGTGCACGAGCTGGCCGAGGTCTACGCCGTGGAGAGCGTCAGCTACGACAGCGAGCCCAAGCGCAACGTGGTCGTCACGGCGCACAA GGGGAAATCGCTGTGTCCGAAATGGACTCTGACCTCGTTGATCGAGCGTGAGACGGCCACCAGGGCCCCCGTGCCCATCGCTCACATCAAACAGCCCAGCAGCAG GGCCTCCGGCGCCACCACCTGGTCCAAGCTGGTCAAAGAAGAGCCGGTAATCGATTATTTTGACGTCCAGGACTGA
- the nfx1 gene encoding transcriptional repressor NF-X1 isoform X1 — MAEGSSDPPDLNPEGTSHYKKPNDNKSRRGQSRYSSDRRASGPSQQYGHPRQGFQPPFGHPHSSHHAASQHPNYEQGEAGARRRGRGRRDGFRGVNGNFHTTRWKRGFAGEQSDDGPDWTNWRRDDGVRNSEQRKFRHENHRRGDELHLREKNAGVGRQTPDDNGGEDRERTQRAGRTSPDHQRDHQKKQPVQKRQQGPIKPPKGPPQEERDSDRGRGCHDDHGRQHPGDRHRGHRRPQNHRRNLNMPESNETQTGCLIEQLSEEKYECMVCCDVIRLMAPVWSCHSCFHVFHLNCIKKWARSPASQADGASSDSADGWRCPACQNVSLKHPASYTCFCGKVTNPEWQRSEIPHSCGDMCGKKRSGVDCNHPCNILCHPGPCPQCPAFVTKSCVCGRTSQPMRCSQALLLHCDKACGASLNCGQHTCAQVCHAGACHPCQLQVLQACYCGASTREVPCGTDEDGFDGSGNFSCQKTCGKMLNCEAHQCQQPCHRGSCPPCPRSPSTVKTCPCGQTPIAKLLELGYSERKSCSDPIPSCGQTCSFPLPCGSNDTIHQCDKLCHEGPCGPCSLTSTIRCRCASKTKEVPCATIQREEELVFTCEKRCNKKRSCGRHKCGELCCVSVDHKCQLICGYKLNCGLHRCQEPCHRGNCEPCWQSSFDELTCHCGVSVLYPPIPCGTSPPECKNLCTRRHECDHPVFHNCHSEEKCPPCTYLTDKWCMGKHEQRSNIPCHLQDISCGLTCGKMLPCQMHRCKRICHRGDCLLAADRCSQPCTQPRLDCGHACAAPCHTGTACPPTTCPTKVALQCDCGRRKEMVACTEAASSYQRYAAIAMASKLSDMQLGDSMDIGPLLAKKELKQSRLECDEECATLERNKRLAEALQIDPSSDPFNIRSTSVYSNSLKEDARKDLKFVSGVEEAIKNLVELVSKGKQPKKSHCFQPMNRDRRRIVHELAEVYAVESVSYDSEPKRNVVVTAHKGKSLCPKWTLTSLIERETATRAPVPIAHIKQPSSRASGATTWSKLVKEEPVIDYFDVQD; from the exons ATGGCTGAAGGCTCCTCAG ACCCACCGGACCTCAATCCAGAGGGCACATCACATTATAAAAAGCCAAACGACAACAAGTCCAGACGCGGTCAATCCAGATACAGCAGCGACCGGCGCGCAAGTGGTCCCTCTCAACAATATGGCCACCCTCGTCAAGGCTTCCAACCGCCCTTTGGCCACCCTCACAGCTCGCATCACGCGGCCTCTCAGCATCCAAACTATGAACAGGGCGAGGCGGGCGCCAGGAGGCGAGGACGAGGCCGGCGGGACGGATTCCGAGGCGTCAATGGGAATTTTCACACCACGCGGTGGAAAAGAGGTTTCGCTGGCGAGCAGTCAGACGACGGGCCCGACTGGACAAACTGGCGGAGGGACGACGGCGTCAGGAATTCGGAGCAGAGGAAGTTTAGGCACGAGAATCACAGGCGAGGGGATGAGCTTCATTTAAGGGAGAAGAACGCCGGCGTCGGGCGTCAAACGCCAGATGACAACGGAGGAGAAGACCGAGAGAGGACCCAGCGCGCCGGGAGGACCAGTCCCGATCACCAGCGAGATCATCAGAAGAAACAGCCCGTACAGAAGCGACAACAAGGACCTATCAAACCTCCCAAAGGGCCACCGCAGGAGGAGAGGGACTCAGATAGGGGGCGCGGTTGCCACGACGACCACGGCAGACAACACCCGGGTGACCGTCACAGAGGGCACAGGAGACCACAGAACCACAGGAGGAACCTGAACATGCCAGAGAGCAACGAGACTCAGACAG GGTGTCTGATCGAGCAGCTGTCAGAGGAGAAGTACGAGTGCATGGTGTGCTGCGACGTCATCCGCCTCATGGCCCCCGTGTGGAGCTGCCACAGCTGCTTCCACGTCTTCCACCTCAACTGCATCAAGAAATGGGCCCGCTCGCCCGCCTCCCAAGCAGACGGTGCGTCCTCGG aTTCCGCTGATGGTTGGCGTTGTCCCGCCTGTCAGAATGTTTCACTCAAACACCCGGCCTCCTACACCTGCTTCTGCG GCAAAGTGACCAATCCAGAATGGCAGCGCAGCGAGATCCCCCACAGCTGCGGCGACATGTGTGGGAAGAAGAGAAGCGGTGTGGACTGCAACCACCCCTGTAACAT TTTATGTCATCCAGGACCTTGTCCACAGTGTCCCGCCTTTGTGACAAAATCCTGCGTCTGTGGAAGAACAAG TCAGCCCATGCGCTGCAGCCAGGCGTTGCTCCTCCACTGCGACAAGGCGTGCGGCGCTTCGCTCAACTGCGGCCAGCACACGTGCGCTCAGGTGTGCCACGCCGGAGCGTGTCACCCTTGCCAGCTGCAAGTCCTACAAG CCTGCTACTGTGGAGCCTCCACTCGCGAGGTCCCTTGTGGCACAGATGAAGACGGATTCGACGGTTCGGGGAATTTCTCCTGCCAAAAGACTTGTGGAAA AATGTTAAACTGTGAAGCTCACCAGTGCCAGCAACCATGCCACCGCGGCTCGTGTCCGCCGTGCCCTCGCTCACCGAGCACGGTCAAGACTTGCCCGTGCGGCCAGACGCCGATAGCCAAGCTCCTGGAGCTAGGCTACTCGGAGCGAAAAAGCTGCTCGGACCCCATCCCCTCCTGTGGACAGACGTGCAGCTTTCCGCTGCCCTGCGGTTCTAACG ACACGATCCACCAGTGTGACAAGCTGTGCCACGAGGGCCCTTGTGGGCCCTGTTCCCTAACTTCTACCATCAGATGCAGATGTGCTTCCAAGACAAAG GAGGTGCCGTGTGCCACAATCCAAAGAGAGG AGGAGCTCGTGTTCACCTGTGAGAAGCGCTGCAACAAGAAGCGCTCCTGTGGCCGACACAAGTGCGGTGAGCTGTGCTGCGTG AGCGTGGATCACAAGTGCCAACTGATCTGCGGCTACAAACTCAACTGTGGCCTGCACCGCTGCCAGGAGCCTTGTCACCGTGGCAACTGTGAACCCTGCTGGCAGTCCA GTTTTGATGAGCTCACGTGTCACTGCGGGGTGTCCGTGTTGTACCCGCCCATCCCATGCGGCACAAGCCCACCCGAATGCAAGAACTTGTGTACCAGAAGACACGAGTGTGATCATCCAG TGTTCCACAACTGCCACAGCGAGGAGAAGTGTCCGCCCTGCACGTACCTCACCGACAAGTGGTGCATGGGAAAGCACGAG CAACGCAGCAACATCCCAtgtcacctgcaagacatttccTGTGGGCTCACGTGCGGCAAAATGCTGCCGTGCCAGATGCACCGCTGCAAGCGCATCTGCCACCGCGGCGACTGCTTGCTGGCAGCGGACAGATGCAGCCAGCCGTGTACGCAGCCCCGCCTCGACTGCGGCCACGCCTGCGCCGCCCCCTGCCACACGGGCACCGCATGTCCGCCCACCACCTGCCCTACTAAG GTGGCGCTGCAGTGTGATTGCGGTCGAAGGAAGGAAATGGTGGCATGCACCGAGGCTGCCAGTTCATACCAAAG GTACGCTGCCATCGCTATGGCCAGCAAGCTGTCTGACATGCAGCTCGGCGACTCCATGGACATCGGCCCGCTGCTCGCCAAGAAGGAGCTCAAACAGAGCAG GCTGGAATGCGACGAGGAATGCGCCACTCTGGAGCGGAACAAGCGCCTGGCCGAGGCCTTGCAGATAGACCCTTCCTCGGACCCCTTCAACATACGCTCCACCTCCGTGTACAGCAATAGCCTCAAAGAGGATGCCAG AAAAGACTTGAAGTTCGTCTCGGGTGTAGAAGAGGCGATTAAGAATCTCGTGGAGCTGGTTTCAAAG gGCAAGCAGCCAAAGAAGAGCCACTGCTTCCAGCCCATGAACAGGGACCGCCGCAGGATCGTGCACGAGCTGGCCGAGGTCTACGCCGTGGAGAGCGTCAGCTACGACAGCGAGCCCAAGCGCAACGTGGTCGTCACGGCGCACAA GGGGAAATCGCTGTGTCCGAAATGGACTCTGACCTCGTTGATCGAGCGTGAGACGGCCACCAGGGCCCCCGTGCCCATCGCTCACATCAAACAGCCCAGCAGCAG GGCCTCCGGCGCCACCACCTGGTCCAAGCTGGTCAAAGAAGAGCCGGTAATCGATTATTTTGACGTCCAGGACTGA